A region of Mauremys mutica isolate MM-2020 ecotype Southern chromosome 2, ASM2049712v1, whole genome shotgun sequence DNA encodes the following proteins:
- the NOD1 gene encoding nucleotide-binding oligomerization domain-containing protein 1, whose translation MEGQSCANTEIIQQVASGSSPPPFLNLLKIHRELLVSKIRNTQCLIDNLIKNEYFSTEDAEIAAQFPTQADKVRKILDLVRSKGEEVSEYFIYILQEVSDAYYELQPWLDEIEFHPSQTIQNKPVVNTDPVSRYRQKLKYELARDTKFVMSYAQKEEMLLEETYAASLIELVSYTNESLGKVSCLEELFDDRIGLINEDGETIYVFGDAGIGKSILLQKMQNLWARGELDVGAKFFFRFRCRMFSCFKENEAICLKDLLFKYNCYPDQDPEEVFNHILHFPHTALFTFDGFDEIHSDFDLSSIPEICSPSEPTHPLALLVNLLSGKVLKGSRKVLTARTGTEIHQNIIRKKVLLRGFSSNNLKEYTKKFFRDEECRVLMSNQLEANPSLCSLCSVPLFCWIIFKCFELFHSMFDSQELPNYSVTLSDVFLLMTEVHLNRTLKTNLMKKNTRSQVETFRSKKETLFSLGKIAHMGLEKSLFIFDQEEVTSLNMSEQDLHLGFLRTVHDCGGFGDQSSYEFLHLTLQSFFTALFLVTEEKLGTKELLKFFAECSSTETAPSTCLPISWLRKHSIGEDPFRNKEHFHFTNLFLCGLLSKDKEKLIRHLVSPAAIKRKRNALITYLLESMKFQLQSLIRARQKGYKQIQVLPNFVWMLRCIYETQSEKLAKLTVRGMRANYIKLTYCNAYSSDCSAISFVMQHFQKHLGLDLDNNNINDYGVKQLLPCFNKLAVIRLNVNQITDHGVRVLYDELSKYKIVTYLGLYNNQITDVGAKYVARLIEECSSLTYVKIGANKITTEGGKCLALAIQKSKTMYDIGMWGNQVGDEGAKAFAEALRNHPSLTNVSLAFNGITPEGGKSIAEALKHNNTVKIFWLTKNAIDDEAAENFAEMLRVNKKLAHLWLIQNQITAKGAKFLSEGLQENTTIKEICLNGNPINQEEAKAFEERIICF comes from the exons GTTCGTAAAATTCTGGATCTGGTTCGAAGCAAAGGAGAAGAAGTTTCAGAATATTTCATCTACATCCTGCAAGAGGTCTCTGATGCGTATTACGAACTACAGCCTTGGTTGGATGAAATAGAATTCCACCCTTCACAGACTATTCAAAATAAACCTGTTGTAAATACAGATCCAG TCAGCAGGTACCGTCagaaactcaaatatgaattGGCAAGAGACACAAAGTTTGTTATGTCGTATGCTCAGAAGGAGGAAATGCTGCTGGAGGAAACCTATGCTGCTAGTCTTATCGAGCTGGTCAGTTATACCAATGAGAGCCTAGGCAAGGTGAGCTGCCTAGAAGAGCTGTTTGATGATAGAATTGGGTTAATTAACGAAGATGGAGAGACGATCTATGTCTTTGGTGATGCAGGTATTGGAAAATCCATTTTGCTGCAAAAGATGCAAAATCTTTGGGCCAGAGGAGAATTGGATGTAGGTGCCAAATTTTTCTTCCGGTTCAGGTGCAGGATGTTTAGCTGTTTTAAAGAGAATGAAGCCATCTGTTTGAAGGATCTCCTGTTCAAATACAACTGTTACCCAGACCAGGACCCCGAGGAGGTATTCAACCACATCCTGCACTTCCCTCATACAGCCCTCTTCACGTTTGATGGTTTTGATGAGATCCATTCCGACTTTGACCTGAGCAGCATCCCCGAGATCTGCTCACCCAGTGAACCTACCCACCCTCTTGCCCTGTTGGTGAATCTTCTCAGTGGAAAGGTTCTTAAGGGATCAAGGAAAGTTCTGACAGCAAGGACAGGAACTGAGATCCATCAAAACATCATTAGGAAGAAAGTACTGCTCCGAGGGTTTTCCAGCAATAACCTgaaggaatacactaagaaattCTTCAGAGACGAGGAGTGTCGGGTATTGATGTCGAACCAGCTGGAAGCAAACCCCAGTCTCTGCAGTTTGTGTTCGGTGCCTTTGTTTTGTTGGATTATCTTTAAATGCTTTGAACTCTTCCATTCCATGTTTGACAGTCAGGAGCTTCCAAACTACTCAGTTACACTCTCCGATGTTTTTTTGCTCATGACTGAAGTTCACTTGAACCGAACTCTGAAAACAAATTTGATGAAGAAGAACACCAGGAGCCAAGTGGAGACATTCAGGTCAAAAAAGGAAACTCTGTTCTCTTTGGGTAAAATAGCACACATGGGGTTGGAGAAGTCTCTCTTTATCTTTGACCAGGAGGAAGTCACATCTTTGAACATGTCAGAGCAGGATTTGCACTTGGGATTCCTCAGGACGGTTCATGACTGCGGTGGCTTTGGAGACCAGTCCTCCTATGAGTTCTTGCACTTGACCCTGCAGTCTTTTTTCACAGCTTTGTTCCTAGTTACTGAAGAGAAATTGGGTACAAAGGAGTTACTGAAGTTTTTCGCAGAGTGCTCTTCCACTGAGACCGCCCCGTCTACTTGTCTCCCTATTTCCTGGTTGCGCAAACACTCTATAGGAGAAGATCCTTTCCGAAATAAAGAACATTTCCACTTCACCAATCTTTTCCTCTGTGGTCTGCTCTCCAAAGACAAGGAGAAGCTCATCAGACATTTAGTTTCGCCTGCAGCCATTAAGAGGAAGAGAAATGCGCTCATCACATATCTCTTAGAAAGCATGAAATTTCAATTGCAGAGCCTGATACGGGCAAGACAGAAGGGTTATAAACAGATTCAGGTCCTGCCCAATTTTGTTTGGATGCTGAGGTGCATTTATGAGACTCAGAGTGAAAAACTAGCCAAGCTGACTGTCAGGGGCATGAGGGCCAACTACATCAAACTCACCTATTGCAATGCCTATTCGTCGGACTGCAGCGCCATATCCTTTGTGATGCAGCACTTTCAGAAGCATCTGGGTCTGGATCTAGACAACAATAACATCAATGACTATGGAGTAAAACAACTTCTACCTTGTTTTAACAAGCTTGCGGTGATCAG GCTGAATGTTAATCAGATCACGGATCATGGAGTAAGAGTACTATACGATGAGCTCTCCAAGTACAAAATTGTGACTTACCTGGG CTTGTACAACAACCAAATTACTGATGTTGGAGCCAAATACGTTGCAAGACTCATTGAAGAATGTTCAAGCCTCACATATGTTAA AATAGGAGCAAACAAGATAACCACGGAAGGAGGGAAATGTCTTGCCCTTGCTATCCAGAAGAGCAAAACGATGTATGACATTGG GATGTGGGGTAACCAGGTTGGAGATGAAGGAGCGAAGGCGTTTGCAGAGGCGCTGAGGAATCACCCCTCCTTAACGAATGTGAG TCTTGCATTCAATGGCATCACGCCAGAGGGAGGCAAAAGCATTGCCGAAGCTTTGAAGCACAACAACACCGTGAAAATATTTTG GTTGACTAAAAATGCAATAGATGACGAAGCTGCAGAGAATTTTGCAGAGATGCTGAGAGTCAACAAGAAGCTAGCGCATTTATG GCTTATCCAGAATCAGATTACAGCCAAAGGGGCCAAATTCCTCAGCGAAGGTCTCCAGGAGAACACGACCATTAAAGAAATCTG CTTAAATGGGAACCCGATCAACCAAGAAGAGGCCAAAGCCTTTGAAGAGCGGATTATTTGCTTTTGA